From Streptomyces sp. Edi4, one genomic window encodes:
- the cysS gene encoding cysteine--tRNA ligase yields MTIRLYDTSARQIRDFVPLTQGCVSIYLCGATVQAAPHIGHIRSGLNFDIMRRWFTYRGYDVTFIRNVTDIDDKIIKKAAEQGRPWWSIGYENERAFNDGYTALGCLPPTYEPRATGHITEMIEMMRGLIERGHAYEADGSVYFDVRSFPGYLQLSNQDVDDLRQPDEGVAGKRDPRDFAMWKASKPGEPDWETPWGRGRPGWHLECSAMAHKYLGSAFDIHGGGIDLIFPHHENEIAQAQAFGDAFASYWAHNAWVTMSGEKMSKSLGNSVLVSEMVKRWRPIVLRYYLGTPHYRSMIEYSEEALREAESAFARIEGFIQRVVEKAGGVVEPAAEVPPAFAEAMDDDLGVPGALAIVHTTVRQGNSALAADDKEAATQRLAEVRAMLGVLGLDPLDPRWAEESDRGDDLHGAVDTLVRLVLEQREAARTRKDWATADAIRDQLTQSGLVIEDSPSGPRWTLGPR; encoded by the coding sequence GTGACCATTCGCCTGTACGACACCAGCGCCCGGCAGATTCGTGACTTCGTCCCGCTCACGCAGGGTTGTGTCTCGATCTACCTGTGTGGCGCCACCGTCCAGGCGGCCCCGCACATCGGCCACATCCGCTCGGGGCTCAACTTCGACATCATGCGCCGCTGGTTCACCTACCGCGGTTACGACGTCACGTTCATCCGCAACGTCACCGACATCGACGACAAGATCATCAAGAAGGCAGCCGAGCAGGGCCGCCCGTGGTGGTCGATCGGGTACGAGAACGAGCGGGCCTTCAACGACGGCTACACCGCGCTCGGCTGCCTGCCGCCCACCTACGAGCCGCGTGCCACCGGCCACATCACCGAGATGATCGAGATGATGCGCGGCCTCATCGAGCGCGGCCACGCCTATGAGGCGGACGGCAGCGTCTACTTCGACGTGCGCTCCTTCCCCGGCTACCTCCAGCTCTCCAACCAGGACGTCGACGACCTGCGCCAGCCCGACGAGGGTGTCGCGGGCAAGCGCGACCCCAGGGACTTCGCGATGTGGAAGGCGTCCAAGCCGGGCGAGCCCGACTGGGAGACGCCGTGGGGGCGCGGCCGGCCCGGCTGGCACCTGGAGTGCTCGGCGATGGCCCACAAGTACCTGGGCAGCGCCTTCGACATCCACGGCGGCGGCATCGACCTGATCTTCCCGCACCACGAGAACGAGATCGCCCAGGCCCAGGCCTTCGGCGACGCCTTCGCCTCGTACTGGGCGCACAACGCCTGGGTGACGATGTCCGGCGAGAAGATGTCGAAGTCGCTCGGCAACAGCGTGCTCGTCTCCGAGATGGTCAAGCGCTGGCGCCCGATCGTGCTGCGCTACTACCTGGGCACCCCGCACTACCGCTCGATGATCGAGTACAGCGAGGAGGCCCTGCGCGAGGCCGAGTCGGCGTTCGCGCGCATCGAGGGGTTCATCCAGCGCGTGGTGGAGAAGGCGGGGGGCGTCGTCGAGCCCGCCGCCGAGGTGCCGCCGGCCTTCGCGGAGGCGATGGACGACGACCTCGGCGTGCCCGGGGCCCTCGCGATCGTCCACACCACCGTGCGCCAGGGCAACAGCGCGCTGGCCGCCGACGACAAGGAAGCGGCCACCCAGCGCCTGGCCGAGGTGCGGGCCATGCTCGGCGTGCTCGGCCTCGACCCGCTCGACCCGCGGTGGGCCGAGGAGAGCGACCGGGGCGACGACCTGCACGGGGCCGTCGACACGCTCGTACGCCTCGTCCTTGAGCAGCGCGAGGCCGCCAGGACCCGCAAGGACTGGGCGACCGCGGACGCGATCCGCGACCAGCTGACCCAGTCGGGCCTGGTCATCGAGGACAGCCCCAGCGGCCCCCGCTGGACCCTCGGCCCGCGCTGA
- the rlmB gene encoding 23S rRNA (guanosine(2251)-2'-O)-methyltransferase RlmB translates to MAGNSQRRNRRTSNKKGATVGSGGQRRRGLEGKGPTPKAEDRKKHKKNRIATAKAKQAATRRPAPRRGGVKGTSEMVVGRNPVFEALRDGVPATTLYVQQYIDNDERVREALQLAGERGNINLMEAPRVELDRMTNGLNHQGLVLQVPPYEYADPQDLTAFAYDNGEDPLIVALDGVTDPRNLGAIVRSTSAFGGHGVVVPERRAAGMTAGAWKSSAGTAARTPVSRVTNLTRALEAYKKEGLTIVGLAADGEHTVEELDQIGGPVVIVIGSEGKGLGRLVGETCDYRVRISMPGGAESLNAGVAAGIVLYEAARRRA, encoded by the coding sequence ATGGCCGGGAACAGCCAGCGCAGGAACCGCCGCACGTCCAACAAGAAGGGCGCCACGGTCGGCAGCGGAGGCCAGCGGCGCCGTGGCCTGGAGGGCAAGGGCCCCACTCCCAAGGCCGAGGACCGCAAGAAGCACAAGAAGAACCGCATCGCGACCGCCAAGGCCAAGCAGGCCGCGACCCGTCGCCCCGCGCCCCGGCGCGGCGGCGTCAAGGGCACGTCCGAGATGGTCGTGGGCCGTAACCCGGTCTTCGAGGCGCTGCGCGACGGCGTGCCCGCCACCACGCTCTACGTCCAGCAGTACATCGACAACGACGAGCGCGTGCGCGAGGCGCTCCAGCTCGCCGGTGAGCGCGGCAACATCAACCTGATGGAGGCCCCGCGCGTCGAGCTGGACCGCATGACCAACGGGCTCAACCACCAGGGCCTGGTCCTCCAGGTCCCGCCGTACGAGTACGCGGACCCGCAGGACCTCACGGCCTTCGCGTACGACAACGGCGAGGACCCGCTGATCGTCGCCCTCGACGGCGTGACCGACCCGCGCAACCTGGGCGCCATCGTCCGCTCCACGTCCGCGTTCGGCGGCCACGGCGTGGTCGTGCCCGAGCGGCGCGCGGCCGGCATGACGGCGGGCGCCTGGAAGTCCTCCGCGGGCACCGCGGCGCGTACGCCGGTCTCGCGTGTCACCAACCTGACGCGCGCCCTTGAGGCGTACAAGAAGGAAGGCCTCACGATCGTGGGCCTCGCCGCCGACGGCGAGCACACGGTCGAGGAGCTGGACCAGATCGGCGGCCCCGTCGTCATCGTGATCGGCAGCGAGGGCAAGGGACTTGGCCGGCTCGTCGGCGAGACCTGCGACTACCGGGTGCGGATCTCGATGCCGGGCGGCGCCGAATCCCTCAACGCGGGTGTCGCGGCGGGCATCGTGCTCTACGAAGCGGCCCGCCGACGCGCCTGA
- a CDS encoding DoxX family protein: MSVDTRTPRPGFDDQPALSMAKVDCDPAQVIVNHASFRVQLAPKSRPKPIISSTAVRRRAPVVWSGKSAPGASGLLQAVRATSAGGAGAGYDTGATQTIPRVAVDDTMPTPLVPGSGPGPETALLPQMRTPYGQQPYRRSQFEDFDALDEREEFEGDADDGSPAKRRGTEPVRHAYYPGRRMNLGVVLLPLRVFLGFISVYAGLGKLCDPVYFDGGERGSMVKWLHSMHPWALAEPLRDFALSHPVGAGLTVAFLQVVVGVLTMLGLWQRVAAVFGALLSAALLVTVSWQTVRANDAPDIILLAAWSPLIIAGAPVYSLDARLAGEAWRKLGPRSELWELRRRVLRRGLVMTTVVVGLTLTTGALLGGAVRSTTVVTVPGPDDDPTNYLPGTPLPSETGPALAPRTTPKAVKPSPKAKTSPSSSPSASKKPKAHQTVTAGTTGQPSHSAGTGGLAPSHHRTTPKAPPSTSAGPTSTGGTGSTGGAGSTGGGGGGAGGHGNRNPIGGLLG; encoded by the coding sequence ATGAGTGTGGACACCAGAACGCCCCGGCCCGGGTTCGACGACCAGCCTGCCCTGAGCATGGCCAAGGTGGACTGCGACCCCGCGCAGGTCATCGTCAACCACGCGAGTTTCCGGGTGCAGCTTGCGCCCAAGTCGCGGCCGAAGCCCATCATTTCGAGCACCGCGGTGCGCCGCAGGGCGCCCGTGGTGTGGAGCGGGAAGTCGGCGCCCGGGGCGAGCGGACTGCTCCAGGCCGTCCGCGCCACCTCCGCCGGCGGCGCCGGCGCGGGCTATGACACCGGCGCGACGCAGACCATCCCGCGCGTCGCCGTCGACGACACGATGCCGACGCCGCTGGTCCCCGGATCCGGCCCGGGCCCGGAGACCGCGCTCCTCCCTCAGATGCGCACGCCCTACGGCCAACAGCCGTACCGGCGCAGCCAGTTCGAGGACTTCGACGCGTTGGACGAACGCGAGGAGTTCGAAGGCGACGCGGACGACGGCTCGCCCGCCAAGCGGCGCGGCACCGAGCCGGTCCGCCACGCCTACTACCCGGGCCGCCGGATGAACCTCGGCGTCGTGCTGCTCCCGCTGCGCGTCTTCCTCGGTTTCATCTCCGTATACGCCGGCCTGGGCAAACTGTGCGACCCGGTGTACTTCGACGGCGGCGAGCGCGGCTCGATGGTCAAGTGGCTGCACTCGATGCACCCTTGGGCGCTCGCCGAGCCCCTGCGCGACTTCGCGCTCTCGCACCCCGTGGGGGCCGGGCTGACCGTGGCCTTCCTCCAAGTCGTCGTCGGCGTACTGACGATGCTCGGCCTGTGGCAGCGGGTGGCCGCCGTGTTCGGCGCGCTGCTCTCGGCGGCCCTGCTCGTGACGGTGAGCTGGCAGACGGTACGGGCCAACGACGCGCCGGACATCATCCTGCTGGCCGCCTGGTCCCCGCTGATCATCGCGGGCGCCCCGGTGTACTCGCTGGACGCGCGCCTCGCGGGTGAGGCCTGGCGCAAGCTGGGCCCGCGCTCCGAACTGTGGGAGCTGCGGCGCAGGGTGCTGCGGCGCGGTCTGGTCATGACGACCGTCGTGGTCGGCCTGACCCTGACGACCGGCGCGCTGCTCGGCGGCGCGGTCCGCTCCACCACCGTGGTGACCGTGCCGGGCCCCGACGACGACCCGACCAACTACCTGCCCGGCACCCCGCTGCCGAGCGAGACAGGCCCCGCGCTCGCCCCCCGGACGACGCCGAAGGCCGTCAAGCCCTCGCCCAAGGCGAAGACGTCGCCCAGCTCCTCCCCGTCGGCGTCCAAGAAGCCGAAGGCGCACCAGACCGTCACGGCGGGCACCACCGGCCAGCCGAGCCATTCCGCCGGCACCGGGGGCCTTGCCCCCTCGCACCACCGCACCACGCCGAAGGCCCCGCCGTCCACCAGCGCGGGCCCGACGTCGACCGGCGGCACCGGCTCGACGGGCGGCGCCGGAAGCACGGGCGGCGGCGGTGGCGGCGCGGGCGGCCACGGCAACCGCAACCCCATCGGGGGGCTGCTGGGCTAG
- a CDS encoding nucleotidyltransferase family protein, which yields MTARTTATFPTQAVILAGGQGSRLRPYTDDRPKPMVEIPGTGVPIIGHQLAWLAAEGVTDAVVSCGHLADVLKDWLAKAELPLRVTTVVEDEPLGRGGGLKYAAASLPHPDRPWYATNGDIWTRFSLREMASFHGERDATATLALARPRIPWGAVETDAFGHITDFIESPPSPYLINAGVYVFSAAFTAMLPDVGDHERTTFPRLARERRLAGFPLPHGAYWRAIDTAKDLTEAAKELAAHRM from the coding sequence ATGACTGCGCGCACCACCGCGACATTTCCGACACAGGCCGTGATCCTGGCGGGCGGCCAGGGCTCACGACTCCGTCCGTACACCGACGACCGCCCCAAGCCGATGGTCGAGATCCCGGGCACCGGGGTTCCGATCATCGGCCATCAGCTTGCCTGGCTGGCCGCCGAGGGCGTCACTGACGCCGTCGTCTCCTGCGGCCACCTCGCCGACGTCCTGAAGGACTGGCTGGCCAAGGCCGAACTTCCCCTGCGGGTCACCACGGTCGTCGAGGACGAACCGCTGGGCCGTGGCGGCGGCCTCAAGTACGCGGCCGCGTCGCTGCCCCACCCCGACCGGCCCTGGTACGCCACCAACGGCGACATCTGGACGCGCTTCTCCCTGCGCGAGATGGCCTCCTTCCACGGCGAACGCGACGCGACCGCCACGCTGGCCCTGGCCCGCCCCCGCATCCCCTGGGGAGCCGTCGAGACCGATGCCTTCGGCCACATCACCGACTTCATCGAGTCGCCGCCCTCGCCGTACCTCATCAACGCGGGCGTGTACGTCTTCTCCGCGGCCTTCACGGCGATGCTGCCAGACGTCGGCGACCACGAGCGCACCACGTTCCCCCGGCTCGCCCGCGAGCGGCGCCTCGCCGGGTTCCCGTTGCCGCACGGGGCGTACTGGCGGGCCATCGACACGGCGAAGGACCTCACGGAGGCCGCCAAGGAGCTTGCGGCGCATCGCATGTGA
- the ugpC gene encoding sn-glycerol-3-phosphate ABC transporter ATP-binding protein UgpC encodes MATVTFDKATRIYPGSTKPAVDGLEIAIEDGEFLVLVGPSGCGKSTSLRMLAGLEDVNGGAIRIGERDVTHLPPKDRDIAMVFQNYALYPHMTVADNMGFALKIAGVNKAEIRKKVEEAAKILDLSEYLDRKPKALSGGQRQRVAMGRAIVREPQVFLMDEPLSNLDAKLRVSTRTQIASLQRRLGITTVYVTHDQVEAMTMGDRVAVLKDGLLQQVDSPRNMYDRPANLFVAGFIGSPAMNLVEVPITDGGVKFGNSVVPVSREALSAAADRGDRTVTVGVRPEHFDIVEQGGAAATSLTKESAEAPAGLAVTVNVVEELGADGYVYGSAEVGGETKDLVVRVDGRSVPEKGTQLHVVPRPGEIHVFSTSTGERLTD; translated from the coding sequence ATGGCCACTGTCACGTTCGACAAGGCGACCCGGATCTACCCGGGCTCCACCAAGCCCGCCGTCGACGGGCTCGAGATCGCGATCGAGGACGGCGAATTCCTCGTCCTCGTCGGCCCCTCCGGCTGCGGAAAGTCCACCTCCCTGCGCATGCTCGCGGGCCTGGAGGACGTCAACGGCGGAGCCATCCGCATCGGCGAGCGTGACGTCACGCACCTGCCGCCCAAGGACCGGGACATCGCGATGGTGTTCCAGAACTACGCGCTGTACCCGCACATGACGGTCGCCGACAACATGGGCTTCGCGCTCAAGATCGCCGGCGTGAACAAGGCGGAGATCCGCAAGAAGGTGGAGGAGGCGGCTAAGATCCTCGACCTCTCCGAGTACCTGGACCGCAAGCCCAAGGCGCTCTCCGGCGGTCAGCGCCAGCGCGTGGCGATGGGGCGCGCCATCGTGCGCGAGCCGCAGGTCTTCCTCATGGACGAGCCGCTGTCCAACCTCGACGCCAAGCTCCGCGTCTCCACGCGTACGCAGATCGCCTCGCTCCAGCGCCGCCTCGGCATCACCACCGTGTACGTCACGCACGACCAGGTCGAGGCCATGACGATGGGCGACCGCGTGGCCGTCCTCAAGGACGGGCTGCTCCAGCAGGTCGACTCGCCGCGCAACATGTACGACCGCCCGGCCAACCTGTTCGTCGCCGGCTTCATCGGCTCGCCCGCGATGAACCTGGTCGAGGTCCCGATCACCGACGGCGGCGTGAAGTTCGGCAACAGCGTGGTGCCGGTCAGCCGCGAGGCGCTGAGCGCGGCGGCCGACCGGGGCGACCGTACGGTCACCGTCGGCGTGCGTCCCGAGCACTTCGACATCGTCGAGCAGGGCGGCGCCGCCGCCACGTCCCTCACCAAGGAGTCCGCCGAGGCCCCGGCCGGCCTCGCCGTCACCGTCAACGTCGTCGAGGAACTGGGCGCCGACGGCTATGTGTACGGTTCCGCCGAGGTCGGCGGCGAGACGAAGGACCTCGTGGTCCGCGTGGACGGCCGTTCGGTGCCGGAGAAGGGCACACAGCTCCACGTCGTCCCGCGTCCGGGTGAGATCCACGTGTTCTCCACCTCCACGGGCGAGCGCCTTACAGACTGA
- a CDS encoding site-specific integrase — MATTQRKRNPNGAGTITKRKDGRYQCAVYVLQPDGTRARKFAYGKTWEECDAKRRELLDKVASGTPVPTRSAKLSEWLTFWLESVVKPRRKLSTYDKYEAHVRLYLAPMIGGKRLESLGTADVRRFLLQLEKKTTAATAKESHRVLRSALSAACREELITRNVATLVEPPRPKPRELSPWSLDETLTFLAAARLDPLYAAFVLAIAMGLRRGELVGLRWSDIDLEQRTLTVRQQLQRRRGVLYNDETKGRRSRALPLPAMCVAPLRWHRMRQAAARESAGTAWQETGYVFTTRTGRPVEPRNVHRSFVRVSAAAGLRVVRLHDARHGCATLLTAAGVAPRVVMEILGHSQISLTMDVYTHVVQDTQREAISHMDRLLRRRPVRDGSSGSDQPR, encoded by the coding sequence ATGGCCACCACCCAGCGCAAGCGCAACCCCAACGGCGCCGGCACGATCACCAAGCGCAAGGACGGCCGCTACCAGTGTGCGGTCTACGTCCTCCAGCCGGACGGCACCCGTGCCCGCAAGTTCGCCTACGGCAAGACCTGGGAGGAGTGCGACGCCAAGCGCCGTGAACTCCTCGACAAGGTCGCGAGCGGCACCCCCGTGCCCACCCGATCGGCCAAGCTCTCCGAGTGGCTGACGTTCTGGTTGGAGAGCGTCGTGAAGCCGCGCCGCAAGCTGAGCACGTACGACAAGTACGAGGCGCACGTCCGCCTCTACCTCGCCCCGATGATCGGCGGGAAGCGGCTGGAGTCTCTTGGCACCGCCGACGTCCGGCGCTTCCTTCTCCAGTTGGAGAAGAAGACCACGGCAGCCACCGCGAAGGAGTCGCACCGGGTCCTGCGCTCGGCTCTTTCCGCCGCCTGCAGGGAGGAATTGATCACGCGCAACGTGGCCACGCTCGTCGAGCCTCCGCGCCCGAAGCCGCGTGAATTGAGCCCGTGGTCCCTCGACGAGACCCTGACCTTCCTCGCCGCCGCCCGACTCGATCCGCTCTACGCCGCCTTCGTGCTCGCCATCGCCATGGGCCTGCGCCGGGGAGAACTCGTCGGTCTGCGCTGGTCCGACATCGACCTGGAGCAAAGGACGTTGACCGTACGGCAGCAGCTCCAGCGCCGACGCGGCGTGCTCTACAACGACGAGACGAAGGGGCGTCGCAGCCGGGCGCTCCCACTCCCCGCCATGTGCGTCGCTCCCCTGCGCTGGCACCGCATGCGCCAGGCCGCCGCCCGCGAAAGTGCTGGTACGGCCTGGCAGGAGACCGGCTACGTCTTCACCACCCGGACCGGTCGGCCGGTCGAGCCGCGCAATGTGCACAGGTCCTTCGTCCGGGTCTCCGCGGCCGCCGGCCTCCGCGTCGTCCGGCTGCATGACGCCCGGCACGGGTGCGCGACCCTGCTCACCGCGGCCGGAGTCGCACCCCGCGTCGTGATGGAGATCCTCGGCCACTCACAGATCAGTCTGACCATGGACGTGTACACGCACGTCGTCCAGGACACCCAGCGCGAGGCCATCAGCCACATGGACCGGCTGCTCAGGCGTCGCCCGGTGCGGGACGGGTCATCCGGGAGTGATCAGCCGCGTTGA
- a CDS encoding helix-turn-helix domain-containing protein produces MTTATTTAELLTVTEVMTRLKLGRSKVYDLIRSHRLVSIKIDGARRIPLDSVSAFILGQIEEAS; encoded by the coding sequence ATGACCACCGCGACCACCACCGCCGAGCTGCTGACCGTCACCGAAGTCATGACGCGGCTCAAGCTCGGGCGCTCCAAGGTCTACGACCTCATCCGGTCGCACCGCCTGGTCTCGATCAAGATTGACGGTGCGCGCCGCATCCCGCTCGACTCCGTCAGCGCCTTCATCCTCGGCCAGATCGAGGAGGCTTCCTGA
- the repSA gene encoding replication initiator protein RepSA, whose amino-acid sequence MAHPAAPDRRLRTRESPVTAPPLDPITLGDLLRVASAPDFDRWQDQVRRTGGCSDPVHLTGWTLTKDRTTGETLHSYSTSTEPGGRLRVACGNRRASRCPSCAWTYAGDTYQLIRAGLAGDDRRDVPGSVRDHPRVFATLTAPSFGPVHNRPGRGLCRCGAAHATDDPALGTALDPTTYDYAAAVLFNNHAGGLWMRFTTRLRRELAARAGVTQRELKESARVSYGKVAEFQKRGAVHFHAVIRVDGPDGPGTPPPSWATVELLTDAIYSASAHGYTSVSVPAAAGQPARTFRWGTQLDVRPIKAFGDGSDITEQAVASYVAKYATKAAENTGTLDRRIGEPAELARHDLPEHARRLIEACKLLDPLYPDRRLWAWAHMLGFRGHFSSKSRRYSTTLGELRAARADFRAAQEREALGLEDREPDSVLVLRDWQYAGHGHTPGESALAATIARALQLNRETAREELPAQLALEGAAA is encoded by the coding sequence ATGGCTCACCCCGCCGCACCCGACCGACGCCTCCGCACACGGGAGTCGCCCGTAACTGCACCGCCCCTCGACCCGATCACCCTCGGAGACCTGTTGAGAGTGGCCTCCGCCCCCGACTTCGACCGCTGGCAGGACCAGGTCCGTCGCACCGGCGGCTGCTCCGACCCCGTACACCTAACCGGCTGGACCCTCACCAAGGACAGGACCACCGGGGAGACCCTGCACTCCTACTCCACCAGCACGGAACCGGGCGGCCGACTCCGCGTCGCCTGCGGCAACCGCCGCGCCTCCCGCTGCCCGTCGTGTGCCTGGACGTACGCGGGAGACACCTACCAGCTCATCCGCGCCGGGCTCGCCGGGGACGACCGCCGAGACGTTCCCGGCTCGGTCCGGGACCATCCGCGCGTCTTCGCCACCCTCACGGCCCCGTCCTTCGGTCCGGTCCACAACCGCCCTGGCCGAGGACTCTGCCGCTGCGGCGCTGCCCATGCCACGGACGACCCCGCACTGGGCACGGCCCTCGACCCGACGACGTACGACTACGCGGCGGCGGTGCTCTTCAACAACCACGCAGGCGGCCTGTGGATGCGCTTCACGACCCGACTGCGCCGAGAGCTGGCCGCACGCGCAGGGGTAACGCAACGCGAGTTGAAAGAATCGGCCCGCGTCTCGTACGGCAAGGTCGCGGAGTTCCAGAAGCGAGGTGCCGTGCACTTCCACGCCGTGATCCGCGTCGACGGCCCGGACGGCCCCGGAACGCCGCCGCCGTCCTGGGCCACCGTGGAGCTGCTCACCGATGCCATCTACTCTGCCTCAGCACACGGCTACACGTCCGTCTCCGTACCGGCGGCCGCCGGGCAACCGGCCCGTACCTTCCGCTGGGGCACGCAGCTCGACGTACGCCCGATCAAGGCCTTCGGCGACGGGTCGGACATCACGGAACAGGCCGTGGCCTCCTACGTCGCCAAGTACGCCACCAAGGCCGCCGAGAACACCGGCACGCTGGACCGCCGCATCGGCGAGCCGGCCGAGCTCGCCCGTCACGACCTCCCCGAGCACGCCCGGCGCCTGATCGAAGCCTGCAAGCTCCTCGATCCGCTCTACCCCGACCGCCGTCTCTGGGCGTGGGCTCACATGCTCGGGTTCCGGGGCCACTTCTCCTCGAAGTCGCGCCGTTACTCGACCACGCTGGGCGAACTCCGGGCTGCGCGAGCCGACTTCCGCGCCGCACAAGAGCGCGAAGCCCTCGGCCTGGAGGACCGCGAGCCGGACAGCGTCCTCGTCCTGCGCGACTGGCAGTACGCGGGCCACGGCCACACTCCCGGCGAGTCGGCCCTCGCCGCGACGATCGCCCGCGCGCTCCAGCTCAACCGCGAGACCGCGCGCGAGGAACTGCCCGCCCAACTCGCCCTGGAAGGAGCCGCAGCATGA
- a CDS encoding SpdD-like protein, which translates to MFRPKVPTMPQPTGRTVPSAVIAERAAIVQQHPVQAVVPSPAPARPTVQITPGAVIALIGGGTAVVLVLGAVLVSMLLAVALTGTSLAICALVVRSLMSTGTKHR; encoded by the coding sequence ATGTTCCGTCCCAAGGTCCCGACCATGCCGCAGCCGACGGGCCGCACCGTCCCGTCCGCGGTCATCGCCGAACGGGCCGCCATCGTGCAGCAGCACCCCGTGCAGGCCGTCGTACCGAGTCCTGCACCCGCCCGGCCCACCGTCCAGATCACCCCCGGCGCCGTCATCGCCCTCATCGGCGGCGGGACGGCCGTGGTCCTGGTGCTCGGCGCTGTCCTGGTCTCGATGCTGCTCGCGGTCGCCCTCACCGGGACATCGCTCGCCATCTGCGCCCTGGTCGTCCGTTCCCTGATGAGCACCGGCACGAAGCACCGCTGA
- a CDS encoding DUF4175 domain-containing protein, producing the protein MDVPLWLALVVVGYLGIKLVRPPWWLVAVLLVGGYLLADSLLSPVIDTAIK; encoded by the coding sequence GTGGACGTCCCGCTCTGGCTCGCCCTGGTCGTCGTCGGCTACCTCGGCATCAAGCTCGTCCGCCCGCCCTGGTGGCTCGTGGCGGTGCTCCTCGTCGGCGGCTACCTCCTCGCCGACAGCTTGCTGTCCCCCGTCATCGACACAGCGATCAAGTAG
- a CDS encoding mobile element transfer protein, whose product MPARDHFHSVMRIGPVQIGTYRDHRGRTKHAAVCTNDRCGWSADYSSRSAAQLAARTHRCTAR is encoded by the coding sequence ATGCCCGCTCGTGACCACTTCCACTCCGTGATGCGGATCGGCCCCGTGCAGATCGGCACCTATCGCGACCACCGCGGCCGGACCAAGCACGCGGCCGTGTGCACCAACGACCGCTGCGGCTGGTCCGCCGACTACTCCAGCCGCAGCGCGGCCCAGCTCGCCGCCCGCACCCACCGCTGCACCGCCCGATAG
- a CDS encoding DUF2637 domain-containing protein, with translation MNRSIRLDAVLVQAVIAGALSFAHLHDLALAAGQGGWKAWAYPVSVDLLLVASWRRLRSAGPSRLAWSWFLIALSASLGANVATAGLLDLQHPPVWLRFGIAGWPALAFLGGTLLAHTASGAMHEPLPNPPADSAAEPHAPGPAPDPEPADQPVRTDPPDLPIAPPVPAALVDHARKLTDDHHARTGSALDADALRARLGVPAQLAEAIAAQLA, from the coding sequence ATGAACCGCTCGATCCGCCTGGACGCCGTTCTCGTACAAGCCGTGATCGCCGGAGCGCTCTCCTTCGCTCACCTCCATGACCTCGCCCTCGCCGCCGGGCAGGGCGGCTGGAAGGCCTGGGCCTATCCGGTCAGCGTCGACCTGCTCCTGGTCGCCTCCTGGCGGCGGCTACGCAGCGCGGGACCCTCTCGGCTCGCCTGGTCCTGGTTCCTGATCGCCCTGTCCGCTTCGCTCGGTGCCAATGTCGCGACCGCCGGGCTGCTCGACCTCCAACACCCGCCCGTCTGGCTGAGGTTCGGCATCGCTGGGTGGCCCGCACTCGCCTTCCTCGGCGGCACCCTCCTCGCCCACACCGCGAGCGGCGCGATGCACGAGCCGCTCCCGAACCCGCCGGCAGATTCGGCCGCCGAGCCTCACGCCCCGGGGCCCGCCCCCGATCCGGAGCCCGCCGATCAACCCGTACGAACAGACCCGCCTGATCTGCCCATCGCGCCGCCCGTCCCCGCCGCCCTCGTCGACCACGCCCGCAAGCTCACCGACGACCACCACGCGCGTACGGGCTCCGCACTCGACGCCGACGCCTTGCGCGCCCGTCTCGGAGTTCCGGCCCAGCTCGCCGAAGCCATCGCCGCTCAACTCGCCTGA